Proteins encoded together in one Solanum lycopersicum chromosome 7, SLM_r2.1 window:
- the LOC138337389 gene encoding uncharacterized protein, which produces MGNVAHLANIIATGLEAIVTWMNETIVRVMNFESRQGETPEDTIRTDKVESLKMDVDYLKSIDFILLLEAANDVDAPRTSEIPANTIVDESEGENDEEQIEVREDNSDLDIADQVVLHIS; this is translated from the exons ATGGGGAACGTAGCCCATTTAGCCAATATAATAGCTACTGGATTAGAGGCTATTGTGACATGGATGAATGAGACT ATTGTGAGAGTCATGAATTTTGAGAGCAGACAAGGGGAGACCCCCGAAGATACAATTCGGACAGACAAAGTAGAAAGTCTGAAGATGGATGTAGACTATTTAAAGTCTATTGACTTTATTTTACTACTGGAGGCGGCGAATGATGTTGATGCCCCTAGGACGTCCGAGATTCCTGCGAATACAATAGTTGATGAGTCTGAAGGAGAGAATGATGAGGAGCAGATTGAGGTAAGAGAGGATAACAGTGATCTAGACATTGCTGACCAAGTCGTCCTTCACATCTCTTAG